The Actinobacillus suis ATCC 33415 DNA segment CAATTACTCCCCGTCATTATCCAACACTTCCAAACCAGTGAAGTGCTGATGTTGGGCTATATGAACCAAGAGGCGTTAGCTAAAACCTTAGCAGAGAAAGTGGTAACCTTCTATTCTCGCACCAAACGACGCTTGTGGACGAAAGGCGAAACATCGGGGCATTTTCTCAATGTGGTGGATATGAGTTTGGATTGCGATAACGATACGTTATTGATTTTAGTGAATCCAATCGGGCCGACTTGCCATACGGGCGAGAGGAGCTGTTTCCACCAATTTGAAAGCCAGTCTGAAGGCGATTGGACGTGGTTTGCGAAATTGGAACAGGTGCTTGCCGAGCGTAAATATGCCGATCCAGAAAGCTCTTATACTGCAAAACTGTATGCCAAAGGTGTGAAGAAAATCGCTCAAAAAGTTGGCGAAGAAGGTGTTGAAACCGCATTGGCAGCGGTGTCGCAAGATAAAGAAGAAGTGGTAAGCGAAGCGGCGGACTTAGCCTATCACTTGACTGTATTATTACATTCGATGAATCTTGAATGGGGCGATGTGATTGCTAAATTAAAAGAGCGTCATCAAGGTATAGGGCTTCACCCTGAAGGTTCAAATAAATAACATAAGCGGTTGAGTTTTGTAAAAAATTTGCAAAATTTGACCGCTTGCGTATAATGCGCCCCTCAAAATTGGTTGCCGAGTTCCCTTACCTCGGCTTTTTATTTTTAAAAAGGAATAATATGAACTTTCAAATTGATTTTTCAGACGCACAAAAGCGTCGTTCTCTTGTTTTACTTTCCCTTTTCCATATCTTTATTATCGCGATCAGTAACTATTTGGTGCAGATTACTTTTGAGGTAAAAATTCCGTTTACCGACATTGTGATTCCAACCACATGGGGCACATTTACTTTCCCGTTTGTGTTTTTGGCGACGGATTTAACCGTACGAGTATTTGGTGCAAGTCTTGCCCGTAAAATTATTTTTGTCGGTATGTTGCCGGCGTTACTGATTAGTTATGTGATTTCGGTGCTGTTTTTTGAGACTCAATTCCAAGGCTTTAATGCGTTAAACGAATTTAATCTGTTTGTGTTCCGTATTGCGTTGGCAAGTTTTTGTGCTTATGTAGTCGGGCAGCTATTGGATATTGTGGTGTTTAATCGCTTACGTCAGGGCAAAACGTGGTGGTTAGCTCCGATGTGTTCGACTATCTTCGGTACATTGATTGATACTTTCGCTTTCTTTGCAGTAGCGTTTTATAAAAGCGATGATGCTTATATGGCGGAACATTGGTTCACCATCGGTACGGTGGACTATGCGTTTAAACTGTTTGTTAGCTTATTACTGTTTTTACCGCTCTATGGCGTGTTACTCAATTATTTAGTCAAAAAATTTAAACTGAAATAGTCGTTTGGGGATTATGCTGAAAAAAGGTATAATCCCCTTACTTTTTTCTGCGTATTTGCAAGAAAATTGAGAAATTTAACCGCTTGAATTAAGAAGAGAGAACAGCATGAGCAAGATTCCATTAAGAACCGAAGAAGAGATTGAGAAATTACGTGTCGCTTGTAAATTAGCCTCTGACGTATTGGTAATGATTGAGCCGTATGTAAAAGAAGGTGTAAGTACCGCAGAATTAGACCGTATTTGCCACGAATATATCGTAAACGAACAGCAGGCGATTCCGGCGTGTTTAAATTATCACGGCTTTCCGAATGCCACTTGTATTTCATTGAACGAAGTGGTGTGTCACGGTATTCCGAGTGCGGATCGTAAATTGAAAAAAGGCGATATTTTAAATATTGATGTAACGGTAATTAAAGACGGTTACTACGGCGATAACTCGAAAATGTATGTGGTCGGAGAGCCGAGTATTCGTGATAAACGTTTAATTGAAGTGACATTAGAATCGCTTTATATCGGTTTACGCACAGTAAAACCAGGTATTCGTTTAAAAGAAATCGGTAAAACCATTCAGCAATATGTGGAAAAACAAGGTTTCTCTGTGGTGCGTGAATACTGCGGTCACGGTATCGGTACCGAATTCCATTGTGATCCGCAAGTACTTCACTACAATTCTGATGATGGTGGTGTAGTGCTGCAAGAAGGTATGGTGTTTACTATTGAGCCGATGGTGAATGCGGGTAAAAAAGAAATCCGTAATATGCCGGACGGCTGGACGGTAAAAACCAAAGACCGTAGCCATTCAGCGCAGTTTGAGCACCAAATTGTGGTGACCAAAGAAGGCTGTGAAGTGATGACGATTCGTGATGAAGAAATTGCCGAGGGTCGTATTTCTCGTATCATGAAAAACGTGTAATCGTGATAAATAAAAAATCCGCCGTAGGTTTTCACTTACGGCGGATTTTTTTATTTAGCAATGGCGAATTAGAGTTTTTCAAGGTTTGCCATTTTGGCAATCAACCATTTAATGCCATTTCCGGCAAAGGCGATTTGTAAACGGGTTGCTTCGCCGCTGCCTTCCACATTAACAATTGTGCCTTGTCCGAATTTAGCGTGCTGCACCTTTTGCCCCATTTTCCAACTATTGTCTTCTAAACAAGAAGCGGTCGTTTTTGCTGAATTTTTTGCAAAAGGTGTGCTTTGGGCAAAACTTGCCGCACGGTTGATAGAGCCTCTCAAACGCACTTCTCGAATATGCTGTTCGGGCAATTCGGCAATAAAACGAGAAGCGATATGACGCTCTTCTTTGCCGTATAAACGTCTGAGTTCGGCATAACTGATCGTTAATTTTTTCTTCGCTCGAGTAATGCCGACATAAGCCAAACGGCGTTCTTCTTGCAGTCTGCCTTCGTCAAAGCTCATTCCGCTCGGGAAAATACCTTCTTCCACACCGACCATAAATACACGAGGGAACTCTAAACCTTTCGCGGAATGTAACGTCATTAATTCGACATAATCCTGATGCGGGGAGGCTTGCGCTTCACCAGCTTCTAATGAGGCGTGAGTTAAAAATGCGGTGAGATCCGACATTTCTTCCGCTTCGTCAGGCTTGCTGAATTGTTTGGTAGCGGTGACCAGCTCTTCTAAGTTCTCAATACGAACTTCGCCTTTTTCTCCTTTTTCTTGTTTATACATTTCGTATAAACCGGATTTTTTAATCACAAAATCGGTTTGTTCAAACAGTGGCATTTGTTCGGTTTCTTGTTCGAGCGCATTAATCAATTCGACAAAACGCAGCAAGGCGGAAGCGGCTCTGCCGGACAGTTGTTCTTCTTGCACAGCTACTTGAATCGCCTGCCATAAGGTTATTTGGCGATTACGGGTAATTTGACGAATCGTATCTAACGTGCGTTCGCCAATCCCTCTTGGCGGTGTGTTAATCACACGTTCAAATGCTGCATCGTCTTGGCGATTAGCAATCAAGCGTAAATATGCCAGTGCATCTTTGATTTCTTGGCGTTCGAAGAAACGCATACCGCCGTAAATACGGTAAGGAATATTCGCTTGAATTAATGCTTCTTCAATCACTCGGGATTGGCTGTTACTACGATATAACACCGCACATTCATTTAGGCTGCCTTCGTCTTCTTTCCATTGTTTGATTTGTGAGGCAACAAAACGAGCTTCGTCTAATTCATTGAAAGCACAATAAATTTCAACCGGATCGCCATCACCCTGATCGGTCCATAAATTCTTACCTAAGCGGTCTTCGTTATTGGAAATTAACTCATTGGCGGTCGCCAAAATATGTCCGGTTGAACGGTAATTTTGCTCAAGACGAATAGTTTCCGCTTTTTGGTAGTCATTTAAGAAACGCTGAATATTTTCAACCTGCGCACCACGCCAGCCGTAAATCGATTGGTCGTCATCGCCGACAATCATCACGTTACCGGTTTCACCGGCAAGCAGACGGATTAAGTCATATTGAATATTGTTGGTATCTTGGAACTCATCGATCAAAATCTGCTGAAAACGTTGCTGATAGCGCTGCAAGATCGGCGGTTTGTCTCGGAAAAGTTCATAAGCTCGAATCAATAATTCGGCAAAATCTAACAGACCAGCACGATCGCAGGCATCTTGATAGATTTGGTAGATTTGGACTAATTTCTTCTCGTTCGGATCGTTATGATGATCAATATCTTTCGGACGTTTACCTTTATCTTTTTGCGCACTGATATACCACGCCACGTGTTTCGGTGGGAAATGTTTTTCATCAATATTGTGCAACTTTAACAAACGTTTAAGTAAACGTTGCTGATCCTCACTATCCATAATTTGGAAATCTTGTGGCAGATTAGCGTCAAGATAATGTGAACGTAACAAGCGGTTAGCAATGCTGTGGAACGTACCGACCCACATACCGAACAGGCGGTGATGACTGCTGGAAGAAAGAGTATGTTCGATACGATGACGCATTTCCGCCGCCGCTTTATTGGTAAAGGTTACTGCCAGAATATTCGATTCCGGTACGTTTTCTACACCGATTAACCACGCAATACGATGGGTAAGCACCCGTGTTTTACCGGATCCGGCTCCCGCTAATACTAAATAATTGCCCAACGGTGCAGCGACAGCCTCTCGCTGCTTATCATTTAAACCGTCTAATAATAAAGAAAAATCCATTACCGCCTCGTATTTAATTAATGTTTGTTTATACAGTTAATCCTATTATAGATCAAAGCGGTTAAATTTAGCGAAAGTTTTGCAAAGAGTTTGGAACTTTTTTTGATTTAGACTTACTATAGAGTGTCATTTATATTGACGAA contains these protein-coding regions:
- the hisIE gene encoding bifunctional phosphoribosyl-AMP cyclohydrolase/phosphoribosyl-ATP diphosphatase HisIE translates to MQNKINWQKVDQLLPVIIQHFQTSEVLMLGYMNQEALAKTLAEKVVTFYSRTKRRLWTKGETSGHFLNVVDMSLDCDNDTLLILVNPIGPTCHTGERSCFHQFESQSEGDWTWFAKLEQVLAERKYADPESSYTAKLYAKGVKKIAQKVGEEGVETALAAVSQDKEEVVSEAADLAYHLTVLLHSMNLEWGDVIAKLKERHQGIGLHPEGSNK
- a CDS encoding 7-cyano-7-deazaguanine/7-aminomethyl-7-deazaguanine transporter — encoded protein: MNFQIDFSDAQKRRSLVLLSLFHIFIIAISNYLVQITFEVKIPFTDIVIPTTWGTFTFPFVFLATDLTVRVFGASLARKIIFVGMLPALLISYVISVLFFETQFQGFNALNEFNLFVFRIALASFCAYVVGQLLDIVVFNRLRQGKTWWLAPMCSTIFGTLIDTFAFFAVAFYKSDDAYMAEHWFTIGTVDYAFKLFVSLLLFLPLYGVLLNYLVKKFKLK
- the map gene encoding type I methionyl aminopeptidase, which produces MSKIPLRTEEEIEKLRVACKLASDVLVMIEPYVKEGVSTAELDRICHEYIVNEQQAIPACLNYHGFPNATCISLNEVVCHGIPSADRKLKKGDILNIDVTVIKDGYYGDNSKMYVVGEPSIRDKRLIEVTLESLYIGLRTVKPGIRLKEIGKTIQQYVEKQGFSVVREYCGHGIGTEFHCDPQVLHYNSDDGGVVLQEGMVFTIEPMVNAGKKEIRNMPDGWTVKTKDRSHSAQFEHQIVVTKEGCEVMTIRDEEIAEGRISRIMKNV
- the uvrD gene encoding DNA helicase II; this encodes MDFSLLLDGLNDKQREAVAAPLGNYLVLAGAGSGKTRVLTHRIAWLIGVENVPESNILAVTFTNKAAAEMRHRIEHTLSSSSHHRLFGMWVGTFHSIANRLLRSHYLDANLPQDFQIMDSEDQQRLLKRLLKLHNIDEKHFPPKHVAWYISAQKDKGKRPKDIDHHNDPNEKKLVQIYQIYQDACDRAGLLDFAELLIRAYELFRDKPPILQRYQQRFQQILIDEFQDTNNIQYDLIRLLAGETGNVMIVGDDDQSIYGWRGAQVENIQRFLNDYQKAETIRLEQNYRSTGHILATANELISNNEDRLGKNLWTDQGDGDPVEIYCAFNELDEARFVASQIKQWKEDEGSLNECAVLYRSNSQSRVIEEALIQANIPYRIYGGMRFFERQEIKDALAYLRLIANRQDDAAFERVINTPPRGIGERTLDTIRQITRNRQITLWQAIQVAVQEEQLSGRAASALLRFVELINALEQETEQMPLFEQTDFVIKKSGLYEMYKQEKGEKGEVRIENLEELVTATKQFSKPDEAEEMSDLTAFLTHASLEAGEAQASPHQDYVELMTLHSAKGLEFPRVFMVGVEEGIFPSGMSFDEGRLQEERRLAYVGITRAKKKLTISYAELRRLYGKEERHIASRFIAELPEQHIREVRLRGSINRAASFAQSTPFAKNSAKTTASCLEDNSWKMGQKVQHAKFGQGTIVNVEGSGEATRLQIAFAGNGIKWLIAKMANLEKL